One segment of Hippopotamus amphibius kiboko isolate mHipAmp2 chromosome 4, mHipAmp2.hap2, whole genome shotgun sequence DNA contains the following:
- the HHIPL1 gene encoding HHIP-like protein 1 isoform X2 — MAGRRAGAGAGTLLVLLVLRALGAAAHPQCLDFRPPFRPPQPLRFCAQYSAFGCCAPEHDAALAQRFGALAARVDAAMWAECAGYALDLLCQECSPYAAHLYDAEDPSTPLRTVPGLCEDYCLDLWQTCRGLIRHLSPDRELWALEGNRAKFCRYLSLDDPDYCFPHLLVNENLNSNLGRVVADAKGCLQLCLEEVANGLRNPVAMVHARDGTHRFFVAEQLGLVWVYLPDRSRLEKPFLNISRAVLTSPWEGDERGFLGLAFHPSFRHNGKLYVYYSVGVGFLEWIRISEFRVLEDDVNAVDHDSERIILEIEEPASNHNGGQLLFGDDGYLYIFTGDGGMAGDPFGKFGNAQNKSALLGKVLRIDVDRNERGPLYRIPPDNPFVGDAAARPEVYAIGVRNMWRCSFDRGDPASGAGRGRLFCGDVGQNKFEEVDLVERGRNYGWRAREGFECYDRKLCANTSLDDVLPIFAYPHKLGKSVTGGYVYRGCEYPNLNGLYIFGDFMSGRLMSLRENLGTGQWQYSEICMGRGQTCAFPGLINNYYPHIISFAEDEAGELYFMSTGVPSATVARGVVYKMIDPSRGRVMSEGRAQGGLPG, encoded by the exons ATGGCGGGCcggcgggccggggccggggccgggacGCTCCTGGTGCTGCTGGTGCTGCGGGCGCTCGGGGCCGCGGCGCACCCGCAGTGCCTGGACTTCAGGCCGCCCTTCCGGCCGCCGCAGCCGCTGCGCTTCTGCGCGCAGTACTCGGCCTTCGGCTGCTGCGCTCCCGAGCACGACGCGGCGCTGGCCCAGCGCTTCGGGGCCCTGGCGGCGCGCGTGGACGCCGCGATGTGGGCCGAGTGCGCTGGCTACGCGCTCGACCTGCTGTGCCAG GAATGCTCGCCGTATGCGGCCCACCTCTACGATGCGGAAGACCCGTCCACGCCCCTGCGGACGGTGCCCGGGCTCTGCGAGGACTACTGCCTGGACCTGTGGCAGACGTGCCGGGGCCTCATCCGCCACCTGTCGCCCGACCGCGAGCTCTGGGCACTGGAGGGCAACCGCGCCAAGTTCTGCCGCTACCTGTCCCTGGACGACCCGGACTACTGCTTCCCGCACCTGCTGGTCAACGAGAACCTCAACTCCAACCTGGGCCGCGTGGTGGCCGACGCCAAGGGCTGCCTGCAGCtgtgcctggaggaggtggccaaCGGGCTGCGCAACCCCGTGGCCATGGTCCACGCCCGGGACGGCACGCACCGCTTCTTCGTGGCGGAGCAGCTGGGGCTGGTGTGGGTCTACCTGCCGGACCGCTCGCGGCTGGAGAAGCCTTTCCTGAACATCAGCCGGGCCGTGCTCACCTCGCCCTGGGAGGGCGACGAGCGGGGCTTCCTGGGCCTCGCCTTCCACCCCAGCTTCCGGCACAATGGCAAGCTGTACGTCTACTACTCAGTGGGCGTGGGCTTCCTCGAGTGGATCCGCATCAGCGAGTTCAGGGTCTTGGAGGATGACGTGAACGCCGTGGACCACGACTCAGAGAG GATAATCCTGGAGATTGAAGAACCAGCCTCGAACCATAATGGGGGCCAGCTGCTCTTTGGGGATGACGGATACCTCTACATCTTTACTGGAGATGGCGGGATGGCTGGAGACCCCTTTGGGAAGTTTGGAAATGCCCAAAACAA GTCGGCGCTGCTGGGCAAGGTGCTGCGCATCGACGTGGACCGCAACGAGCGCGGCCCGCTCTACCGCATCCCGCCCGACAACCCGTTCGTGGGCGACGCCGCCGCGCGGCCGGAGGTCTACGCCATAGGGGTGCGCAACATGTGGCGCTGCTCCTTCGACCGCGGCGACCCGGCGTCGGGCGCGGGCCGTGGGCGCCTCTTCTGCGGCGACGTGGGCCAGAACAAGTTCGAGGAGGTGGACCTGGTGGAGCGCGGCCGCAACTATGGCTGGCGCGCCCGGGAGGGCTTCGAGTGCTACGACCGCAAGCTGTGCGCCAACACCTCCCTCG ACGATGTGCTGCCGATTTTCGCCTACCCGCACAAACTGGGCAAGTCGGTCACTGGGGGCTACGTGTACCGGGGCTGCGAGTACCCGAACCTGAACGGCCTCTACATTTTTGGAGATTTCATGAGCGG GCGTCTGATGTCCCTCCGAGAGAACCTGGGGACAGGCCAATGGCAGTACAGTGAGATCTGCATGGGCCGTGGCCAGACCTGCGCGTTCCCGGGCCTCATCAACAACTACTATCCACACATCATCTCCTTCGCAGAGGATGAGGCCG GGGAGCTGTACTTCATGTCAACGGGTGTGCCAAGTGCCACGGTGGCACGTGGGGTTGTCTACAAAATGATTGATCCCTCCAG GGGGCGGGTGATGTCAGAGGGACGTGCTCAGGGCGGGCTCCCAGGGTGA
- the HHIPL1 gene encoding HHIP-like protein 1 isoform X1, which translates to MAGRRAGAGAGTLLVLLVLRALGAAAHPQCLDFRPPFRPPQPLRFCAQYSAFGCCAPEHDAALAQRFGALAARVDAAMWAECAGYALDLLCQECSPYAAHLYDAEDPSTPLRTVPGLCEDYCLDLWQTCRGLIRHLSPDRELWALEGNRAKFCRYLSLDDPDYCFPHLLVNENLNSNLGRVVADAKGCLQLCLEEVANGLRNPVAMVHARDGTHRFFVAEQLGLVWVYLPDRSRLEKPFLNISRAVLTSPWEGDERGFLGLAFHPSFRHNGKLYVYYSVGVGFLEWIRISEFRVLEDDVNAVDHDSERIILEIEEPASNHNGGQLLFGDDGYLYIFTGDGGMAGDPFGKFGNAQNKSALLGKVLRIDVDRNERGPLYRIPPDNPFVGDAAARPEVYAIGVRNMWRCSFDRGDPASGAGRGRLFCGDVGQNKFEEVDLVERGRNYGWRAREGFECYDRKLCANTSLDDVLPIFAYPHKLGKSVTGGYVYRGCEYPNLNGLYIFGDFMSGRLMSLRENLGTGQWQYSEICMGRGQTCAFPGLINNYYPHIISFAEDEAGELYFMSTGVPSATVARGVVYKMIDPSRRAPPGKCQIQPAQVKVRSRLIHFVPKEKFIRTTESTARPTARAPTRAPRRGRPTAAPTPRPARSTPRPGRRRGGGRRRGRPGTANHEPSNGAVRLVRPAGLSPGRGRVEVFAGGRWGTVCDDAWDTKAAAVVCRQLGFAYAVRATKRAEFGEGHALPILLDDVRCTGSERNLLECAHAGLGSHNCGHQEDAGVVCSREDPDL; encoded by the exons ATGGCGGGCcggcgggccggggccggggccgggacGCTCCTGGTGCTGCTGGTGCTGCGGGCGCTCGGGGCCGCGGCGCACCCGCAGTGCCTGGACTTCAGGCCGCCCTTCCGGCCGCCGCAGCCGCTGCGCTTCTGCGCGCAGTACTCGGCCTTCGGCTGCTGCGCTCCCGAGCACGACGCGGCGCTGGCCCAGCGCTTCGGGGCCCTGGCGGCGCGCGTGGACGCCGCGATGTGGGCCGAGTGCGCTGGCTACGCGCTCGACCTGCTGTGCCAG GAATGCTCGCCGTATGCGGCCCACCTCTACGATGCGGAAGACCCGTCCACGCCCCTGCGGACGGTGCCCGGGCTCTGCGAGGACTACTGCCTGGACCTGTGGCAGACGTGCCGGGGCCTCATCCGCCACCTGTCGCCCGACCGCGAGCTCTGGGCACTGGAGGGCAACCGCGCCAAGTTCTGCCGCTACCTGTCCCTGGACGACCCGGACTACTGCTTCCCGCACCTGCTGGTCAACGAGAACCTCAACTCCAACCTGGGCCGCGTGGTGGCCGACGCCAAGGGCTGCCTGCAGCtgtgcctggaggaggtggccaaCGGGCTGCGCAACCCCGTGGCCATGGTCCACGCCCGGGACGGCACGCACCGCTTCTTCGTGGCGGAGCAGCTGGGGCTGGTGTGGGTCTACCTGCCGGACCGCTCGCGGCTGGAGAAGCCTTTCCTGAACATCAGCCGGGCCGTGCTCACCTCGCCCTGGGAGGGCGACGAGCGGGGCTTCCTGGGCCTCGCCTTCCACCCCAGCTTCCGGCACAATGGCAAGCTGTACGTCTACTACTCAGTGGGCGTGGGCTTCCTCGAGTGGATCCGCATCAGCGAGTTCAGGGTCTTGGAGGATGACGTGAACGCCGTGGACCACGACTCAGAGAG GATAATCCTGGAGATTGAAGAACCAGCCTCGAACCATAATGGGGGCCAGCTGCTCTTTGGGGATGACGGATACCTCTACATCTTTACTGGAGATGGCGGGATGGCTGGAGACCCCTTTGGGAAGTTTGGAAATGCCCAAAACAA GTCGGCGCTGCTGGGCAAGGTGCTGCGCATCGACGTGGACCGCAACGAGCGCGGCCCGCTCTACCGCATCCCGCCCGACAACCCGTTCGTGGGCGACGCCGCCGCGCGGCCGGAGGTCTACGCCATAGGGGTGCGCAACATGTGGCGCTGCTCCTTCGACCGCGGCGACCCGGCGTCGGGCGCGGGCCGTGGGCGCCTCTTCTGCGGCGACGTGGGCCAGAACAAGTTCGAGGAGGTGGACCTGGTGGAGCGCGGCCGCAACTATGGCTGGCGCGCCCGGGAGGGCTTCGAGTGCTACGACCGCAAGCTGTGCGCCAACACCTCCCTCG ACGATGTGCTGCCGATTTTCGCCTACCCGCACAAACTGGGCAAGTCGGTCACTGGGGGCTACGTGTACCGGGGCTGCGAGTACCCGAACCTGAACGGCCTCTACATTTTTGGAGATTTCATGAGCGG GCGTCTGATGTCCCTCCGAGAGAACCTGGGGACAGGCCAATGGCAGTACAGTGAGATCTGCATGGGCCGTGGCCAGACCTGCGCGTTCCCGGGCCTCATCAACAACTACTATCCACACATCATCTCCTTCGCAGAGGATGAGGCCG GGGAGCTGTACTTCATGTCAACGGGTGTGCCAAGTGCCACGGTGGCACGTGGGGTTGTCTACAAAATGATTGATCCCTCCAG ACGGGCACCACCCGGCAAGTGTCAGATCCAGCCCGCCCAGGTGAAGGTCAGGAGCCGCCTCATCCACTTTGTGCCCAAAGAAA AGTTCATCCGGACGACGGAGAGCACCGCTCGGCCCACGGCGCGCGCGCCCACCAGGGCTCCCCGCCGCGGCCGCCCCACGGCCGCTCCCACCCCTAGGCCGGCACGGTCCACCCCGCGGCCCGGGCGCCGTCGGGGCGGTGGGCGGCGGCGGGGACGGCCGGGCACCGCGAACCACGAGCCCTCGAACGGCGCCGTGCGCCTGGTGCGGCCCGCGGGCCTGAGTCCGGGCCGCGGGCGCGTGGAGGTGTTCGCGGGCGGACGCTGGGGCACCGTGTGTGACGACGCCTGGGACACCAAGGCCGCCGCCGTCGTGTGCCGCCAGCTGGGCTTCGCGTACGCCGTGCGGGCCACCAAGCGCGCTGAGTTCGGCGAGGGCCACGCGCTGCCCATCCTGCTGGACGACGTGCGCTGCACAGGCAGCGAGCGCAACCTGCTGGAGTGCGCGCACGCGGGCCTGGGCTCGCACAACTGCGGCCACCAGGAGGACGCCGGTGTCGTCTGCAGCCGCGAGGACCCCGATCTGTAG